The proteins below are encoded in one region of Pacificitalea manganoxidans:
- a CDS encoding sensor histidine kinase has translation MTDLLQLTDVLKARNRSLRSILGMIGAVVALGLVLVSVICADLVRSQAAIASRQTALMTDLVQFERTIGYGGFIHEFKNALLRPEDPSYLREARDSMEEALLALDGMEAQVDDGRGLRGGGADIALDLTQIRATLLAYRARIDWTEQGLQRGLSAREIDDRVQVDDTEALLNLQDAVMRVRDALALRQDQIRKGLWLLLGGSIAAALLGLSAVMAAYAHDRRRALSYAQGVAKRNSDLEEFTRIAAHDLRAPLRQVAQLADFIREDAYEAGMPLSPAATEHLAMIEARVSRLSRMVGDTLSYLNPSDPARHPEWVDLHALIRDVTDFITPPGTEVRIEGDLTRLMVVRTELEIVLRNLAGNAVKHGPERGLRIVVRCQCRGDNWCIEVEDNGPGIDAAHRERVFGMFAALTAPAEAEVSGVGLAVVRRLVRSWQGDVTIRDATPRGAIFEIRLPVAAN, from the coding sequence ATGACCGATCTGCTGCAATTGACCGACGTGCTGAAGGCCCGGAACCGGAGCCTGCGCAGCATCCTCGGCATGATCGGCGCGGTCGTCGCATTGGGGCTGGTGCTGGTCTCTGTCATCTGCGCCGATCTGGTGCGCAGTCAGGCCGCCATCGCCAGCCGCCAGACCGCCCTGATGACCGATCTTGTGCAATTCGAACGCACGATCGGCTATGGCGGCTTTATCCATGAATTCAAGAACGCGCTTCTGCGCCCCGAAGACCCCTCCTACCTGCGCGAGGCCCGCGACAGTATGGAGGAGGCGCTGCTGGCGCTCGATGGGATGGAAGCGCAGGTTGACGACGGTCGCGGCCTGCGGGGGGGCGGGGCCGATATCGCGCTAGACCTGACCCAGATCCGCGCGACCCTGCTGGCCTATCGTGCCCGCATCGACTGGACCGAACAGGGCCTGCAACGGGGGCTCAGCGCGCGGGAAATCGACGACCGGGTGCAGGTCGACGACACCGAAGCGCTGCTGAACCTGCAGGACGCGGTGATGCGCGTGCGCGATGCGCTGGCCCTGCGGCAGGACCAGATCCGCAAGGGTCTTTGGCTGTTGCTGGGGGGGAGCATTGCCGCCGCGTTGCTGGGCCTGTCGGCGGTGATGGCCGCCTATGCCCATGACCGGCGCCGCGCGCTGAGCTATGCCCAAGGGGTAGCAAAACGGAATTCCGATCTGGAGGAATTTACCCGTATCGCCGCGCATGACCTGCGCGCGCCGCTCCGCCAGGTCGCGCAACTGGCCGATTTCATTCGCGAAGATGCCTATGAGGCCGGGATGCCGCTGTCCCCCGCCGCGACGGAGCATCTGGCGATGATCGAGGCCCGCGTCAGCCGGTTGAGCCGCATGGTCGGCGACACGCTCAGCTATCTCAACCCCTCCGATCCCGCCCGTCATCCCGAATGGGTCGATCTGCACGCGCTCATCCGCGATGTCACCGATTTCATCACCCCGCCGGGCACCGAAGTGCGGATCGAAGGCGACCTGACCCGCCTCATGGTGGTCCGCACCGAACTGGAAATCGTGCTGCGCAACTTGGCCGGAAACGCGGTGAAACACGGGCCCGAACGCGGTCTGCGCATCGTCGTGCGCTGCCAGTGTCGCGGCGACAATTGGTGTATCGAGGTCGAAGACAACGGCCCCGGTATAGACGCGGCCCATCGGGAGCGGGTCTTTGGCATGTTCGCCGCGCTCACCGCCCCCGCCGAAGCGGAGGTCAGCGGCGTCGGGCTGGCCGTCGTGCGCCGCTTGGTCCGCTCGTGGCAGGGCGACGTCACCATCCGCGACGCCACCCCGCGCGGCGCGATCTTTGAAATCCGTCTGCCGGTCGCCGCGAACTGA
- a CDS encoding inner membrane-spanning protein YciB, which translates to MTDDTPKKIHPGLKMALEMGPIAAFFVAYLRLKDQVYTIGGTDYDGFVLVTAGFIPLLLICTAILWKLTGHLSKMQIVTAILVTVFGGLTVWLNDDRFFKMKPTMIYTLFAAILGFGLLRGKSYLQMVMDGAMPLKPEGWMILTRRLTVFFLALAVLNEVIWRTMSTDAWVTFKTFGLTIAVFGFFMAQGSLFKRYGTETPKG; encoded by the coding sequence ATGACTGACGACACCCCCAAGAAAATCCATCCCGGCCTGAAAATGGCGCTGGAGATGGGCCCCATCGCCGCGTTCTTCGTGGCCTATCTGCGCCTGAAGGATCAGGTCTACACGATCGGCGGCACCGATTATGACGGCTTCGTGCTGGTCACCGCCGGGTTCATCCCGCTGCTGCTGATCTGCACCGCGATCCTGTGGAAGCTGACCGGCCATCTGTCGAAAATGCAGATCGTCACCGCGATCCTCGTCACCGTGTTCGGCGGGCTGACCGTGTGGCTCAACGACGACCGGTTTTTCAAGATGAAGCCGACGATGATCTACACGCTCTTTGCGGCGATCCTCGGCTTTGGCCTGCTGCGGGGCAAAAGCTATCTGCAAATGGTGATGGACGGCGCGATGCCGCTCAAGCCCGAAGGCTGGATGATCCTGACCCGCAGACTGACGGTGTTCTTTCTGGCGCTGGCCGTGCTGAACGAGGTGATCTGGCGCACGATGAGCACCGACGCTTGGGTGACGTTCAAGACCTTCGGCCTGACCATCGCGGTGTTCGGCTTCTTCATGGCGCAGGGCAGCCTCTTCAAACGCTACGGCACCGAGACCCCGAAGGGGTAA
- the ftsY gene encoding signal recognition particle-docking protein FtsY encodes MAFFTKLKDRLFKTSSKLEEGLDAIVADGGDQPGETPPQAPPEAPAPKAPPEAPQPDAPPEAPEPDLPPEAPQPDAPDETPVPDTPREMPPTPAPDLPRPATPEPRPDLPETPRPDPAPDGIPGTTPTEVPQTPDVTPQPEPVGVPMPGSAGNTMPLEIPLQDLPNGHGNTPSDAPARAEGGLLGRLFRGNAPAAVPRRVLDDDMVESLEELLISADMGVDTALRVTANMAEGRYGRRVSTQEIKELLAHEIAAIMEPVARPLPIYPTRPQVVLVVGVNGSGKTTTIGKLASQFRAAEKSVVIAAGDTFRAAAVEQLQVWGDRAGVPVLTAPEGSDPASLAFDAMTRAQADGADLLLIDTAGRLQNRADLMEELSKIVRVIRKKDPEAPHNTLLVLDATTGQNAINQVETFRKLADVSGLVMTKLDGTAKGGVLVALADKFGLPIHAIGVGEQIDDLAPFDPEEFAAALTGLAR; translated from the coding sequence ATGGCATTCTTCACAAAGCTCAAGGACCGGCTGTTCAAGACCTCGTCGAAGCTCGAAGAGGGGCTCGACGCGATTGTCGCCGACGGCGGCGACCAGCCCGGTGAAACCCCACCGCAGGCGCCCCCCGAGGCGCCCGCACCGAAAGCGCCCCCCGAGGCGCCACAGCCCGATGCCCCTCCTGAGGCGCCGGAGCCCGATCTGCCGCCCGAGGCACCACAGCCCGACGCGCCCGACGAAACCCCGGTGCCCGACACCCCGCGCGAGATGCCGCCCACCCCCGCGCCGGACCTGCCGCGCCCGGCCACGCCCGAACCGCGCCCGGACCTGCCGGAAACGCCGCGCCCGGATCCGGCCCCCGATGGCATTCCCGGCACCACGCCGACCGAAGTGCCGCAAACACCCGATGTAACCCCGCAGCCGGAGCCGGTGGGCGTGCCGATGCCCGGCTCGGCGGGCAATACGATGCCGCTGGAGATCCCGTTGCAGGATCTGCCCAACGGTCACGGCAACACCCCCTCGGACGCGCCCGCGCGCGCCGAGGGCGGTCTGCTGGGGCGGCTCTTTCGCGGCAATGCCCCTGCCGCCGTGCCGCGCCGGGTGCTGGACGATGATATGGTCGAAAGCCTTGAGGAGCTGCTCATCAGCGCCGATATGGGCGTGGATACCGCCCTGCGCGTCACCGCCAACATGGCCGAGGGGCGCTATGGCCGCCGGGTCTCCACGCAGGAAATCAAGGAATTGCTGGCCCATGAGATCGCCGCGATCATGGAGCCCGTCGCCCGCCCGCTGCCGATCTACCCGACCCGCCCGCAGGTGGTGCTGGTGGTCGGCGTCAATGGCTCCGGCAAGACCACGACCATCGGCAAACTCGCCAGCCAGTTCCGCGCCGCCGAAAAGAGCGTGGTGATCGCGGCGGGCGACACGTTCCGCGCCGCAGCGGTGGAGCAGTTGCAGGTCTGGGGCGACCGTGCGGGCGTGCCGGTGCTGACCGCGCCCGAAGGCTCCGACCCCGCAAGCCTTGCCTTTGACGCGATGACCCGCGCGCAGGCCGATGGCGCGGACCTGCTGTTGATCGACACTGCCGGACGGCTGCAAAACCGCGCCGATCTGATGGAAGAGCTTTCGAAAATTGTCCGGGTGATCCGTAAGAAAGACCCCGAGGCCCCGCATAACACCCTGCTGGTTCTGGACGCCACCACCGGCCAGAACGCGATCAATCAGGTCGAGACGTTCCGCAAGCTGGCGGATGTGTCCGGTCTGGTGATGACCAAACTCGACGGCACCGCCAAGGGCGGCGTGCTGGTGGCGCTGGCCGATAAGTTCGGCCTGCCGATCCATGCCATCGGCGTGGGCGAGCAGATCGACGACCTTGCGCCCTTCGATCCGGAGGAATTCGCCGCCGCGCTGACCGGCCTTGCCCGGTGA
- a CDS encoding DMT family transporter: MSALIHSIEGTELGHQLALMLALTAAVLHAIFGALQKGRVDPWLSRGAIDTWLVILMLPVALFLVPWPRGIEWLVLAGTIPVHTAYKLGTALSYSRGAFTVVYPVVRGMGPLFTVIGAWLIFDETFSGVQWLGVGLLLAGIFGLAVYNLIHVSIDRDTLVPALWLAVLTGFLVACYTTYDAYGIRLTPNPFTFLAWFFLITAFDMPVIAWFRYRRMPEPPPVRTLARLGFIGAVIAVGSFGSVMMATRLDKVGEAAVLRETSTVFAALIGWVFLKETVGPRRLALMALIALGAVVVEAGG, encoded by the coding sequence ATGAGCGCGCTCATCCACAGCATCGAGGGCACCGAGCTTGGCCATCAACTGGCGCTGATGCTGGCGCTGACGGCGGCGGTGCTGCATGCGATCTTTGGCGCGCTGCAGAAAGGCCGGGTCGATCCGTGGCTGTCGCGCGGCGCCATCGACACATGGCTGGTGATCCTGATGCTGCCGGTGGCGCTGTTTCTGGTGCCGTGGCCGCGCGGGATCGAATGGCTGGTGCTGGCAGGCACGATCCCCGTGCATACGGCCTATAAGCTGGGCACCGCGCTCAGCTACAGCCGGGGGGCCTTTACGGTCGTCTATCCGGTGGTGCGCGGCATGGGACCCTTGTTCACCGTGATCGGCGCATGGCTCATCTTTGACGAGACGTTCTCGGGTGTGCAGTGGCTGGGCGTCGGGCTGCTTCTGGCCGGGATCTTCGGTCTGGCGGTCTATAACCTGATCCATGTCAGCATCGACCGCGACACGCTGGTGCCTGCCTTGTGGCTGGCCGTTCTCACCGGGTTTCTGGTGGCCTGCTACACCACCTATGACGCCTATGGCATTCGGCTGACGCCGAACCCGTTCACCTTTCTTGCGTGGTTTTTTCTGATCACGGCCTTTGACATGCCGGTCATCGCTTGGTTCCGCTACCGCCGGATGCCGGAGCCGCCGCCCGTCCGGACGCTGGCCCGGCTGGGGTTCATCGGGGCAGTGATCGCGGTGGGCAGCTTCGGCTCCGTCATGATGGCGACCCGGCTCGACAAGGTCGGCGAAGCCGCCGTGCTGCGCGAAACCTCCACTGTCTTTGCCGCGCTGATCGGCTGGGTTTTCCTCAAGGAGACGGTCGGACCGCGCCGCTTGGCGTTGATGGCTTTGATCGCGCTTGGCGCCGTGGTAGTCGAGGCAGGCGGCTGA
- a CDS encoding glutathione S-transferase N-terminal domain-containing protein, which produces MTAAIELYYWPTPNGWKISIALEEMGLPYTVNLVNISAGEQFTPEFLKIAPNNRMPAIVDPEGPDGAPISIFESGAILQYLARKTGQFCGPTQRDRIAVDQWLMWQMGGLGPMAGQAHHFLKYAPDLDPPQDLPYAKDRYRNETGRLYGVLDRQLAKSEYVAGDFYSIADMAIWPWASMWEGQQQTLDDKPHMKRWLDLVGGRAAVQKGRAVAADKRVETKTRETQEILFGKKP; this is translated from the coding sequence ATGACCGCTGCAATCGAGCTGTATTACTGGCCCACGCCGAATGGCTGGAAAATCTCCATCGCGTTGGAGGAAATGGGCCTGCCCTATACCGTCAATCTGGTGAATATCAGCGCGGGCGAGCAATTCACGCCCGAGTTCCTGAAGATCGCTCCGAACAACCGCATGCCCGCCATCGTCGATCCCGAAGGCCCCGATGGCGCGCCGATCTCGATCTTCGAATCGGGCGCGATCCTGCAATATCTGGCGCGCAAGACCGGCCAGTTCTGCGGCCCGACCCAGCGCGACCGGATCGCTGTCGATCAGTGGCTGATGTGGCAGATGGGGGGGCTTGGCCCGATGGCCGGTCAGGCGCATCACTTCCTCAAATACGCCCCCGACCTCGATCCGCCGCAAGACCTGCCCTATGCCAAGGACCGCTACCGCAACGAGACCGGGCGTCTTTATGGCGTGCTCGACCGGCAATTGGCGAAGTCCGAATATGTGGCGGGCGATTTCTATTCCATTGCCGATATGGCGATTTGGCCCTGGGCCTCGATGTGGGAGGGCCAGCAGCAGACGCTGGACGACAAGCCGCATATGAAACGCTGGCTCGATCTGGTGGGCGGACGCGCCGCCGTGCAGAAAGGCCGCGCGGTGGCCGCCGATAAGCGGGTCGAGACCAAGACGCGCGAAACGCAGGAGATCCTGTTCGGCAAGAAGCCCTGA
- the metZ gene encoding O-succinylhomoserine sulfhydrylase codes for MNDWNNRTKLVHGGTRRSQYGEVSESIFLTQGFVYDTAEQAEARFVELGEDEFIYARYGNPTVRMFEERIAMLEGAEDAFATASGMAAVSAALISMLKAGDHVVSSKALFGSCLYILEEILTRYGVEVTFVEGTDIAAWKAAVRPDTKACFLESISNPTLEVIDLKAVSEVAHAVGALVVVDNVFATPVFQRSLELGADVIIYSATKHIDGQGRVLGGVVLGTKDFIRKTLEPYLKHTGGAMSPFTAWVLLKGMETLDLRCHAQADSALALAQALEGHAKVTKVLYPQLDSHPQNALAMRQMTKGGTVLSIEIDGGQEAAFAFLNALKIYTISNNLGDAKSIVTHPATTTHQRLSDAQKTELGISPGLVRISVGLEDVNDLIADAKAALASL; via the coding sequence ATGAACGACTGGAACAACCGCACCAAGCTGGTCCACGGCGGCACGCGCCGCAGCCAATATGGCGAAGTGTCCGAATCGATCTTCCTGACGCAGGGGTTCGTCTACGACACCGCCGAACAGGCCGAGGCCCGCTTTGTCGAACTGGGTGAAGATGAATTCATCTATGCTCGCTACGGCAATCCCACCGTGCGGATGTTCGAGGAACGCATCGCGATGCTCGAAGGCGCCGAGGATGCCTTTGCCACCGCGTCGGGCATGGCGGCTGTCTCGGCGGCGCTGATCTCCATGCTGAAGGCCGGCGATCATGTCGTCAGCTCCAAGGCGCTGTTCGGCTCCTGCCTGTATATCCTTGAGGAAATCCTGACCCGCTACGGGGTCGAGGTGACCTTTGTCGAAGGCACGGACATCGCGGCGTGGAAGGCCGCCGTGCGCCCCGACACCAAGGCCTGCTTCCTCGAGTCGATCTCCAACCCCACGCTGGAGGTCATCGACCTGAAGGCCGTGTCCGAGGTCGCCCATGCGGTCGGCGCGCTGGTCGTCGTCGATAACGTCTTCGCCACGCCGGTTTTCCAACGCTCGCTGGAATTGGGCGCCGATGTCATCATCTACTCGGCCACCAAACATATCGACGGGCAGGGCCGGGTGCTGGGCGGTGTCGTGCTGGGCACGAAGGACTTCATCCGCAAGACGCTGGAACCCTATCTGAAACATACCGGCGGCGCGATGAGCCCGTTCACGGCTTGGGTGCTGCTGAAGGGGATGGAGACGCTGGACCTGCGCTGCCATGCTCAGGCCGATAGTGCATTGGCGCTGGCACAGGCGCTCGAAGGGCACGCCAAGGTCACCAAGGTGCTGTATCCGCAACTGGACAGCCACCCGCAAAATGCGCTCGCCATGCGGCAGATGACCAAGGGCGGCACCGTCCTGTCGATTGAAATCGACGGCGGGCAGGAGGCGGCGTTTGCCTTCCTGAACGCGCTGAAGATCTACACGATCTCCAACAATCTGGGCGATGCCAAATCGATCGTCACCCACCCCGCGACCACGACTCACCAGCGGCTGAGCGATGCGCAAAAGACCGAACTTGGGATCTCGCCGGGGCTGGTGCGGATCAGCGTCGGGCTAGAGGATGTGAACGATCTGATCGCCGACGCAAAGGCCGCGCTCGCGTCTCTCTGA
- a CDS encoding MgtC/SapB family protein has product MLDLLKSEFLDSFTATPVSVAFLRLMSAMVLGGLIGWERERHEKSAGLRTHIMIALAACLFTLIAFDLMELPRNDEDVLRTDPLRLIEAVTSGVAFLAAGSIITQGVKVKGLTTGAGMWLAGAIGLTCGIGNIPLAALATTLALMVLWLLHRLAGRLDAPEDTLTSETKPDATPDAKPSSGRKERTRPAD; this is encoded by the coding sequence ATGCTCGACCTTCTCAAATCCGAATTCCTCGACAGTTTCACCGCCACGCCCGTCTCCGTGGCATTCCTGCGGTTGATGTCCGCGATGGTGCTGGGCGGACTGATCGGCTGGGAGCGCGAACGCCACGAGAAATCCGCCGGGCTGCGCACCCATATCATGATCGCCCTTGCCGCATGTCTGTTCACCCTGATCGCCTTTGACCTGATGGAGTTGCCGCGCAACGACGAAGACGTGCTGCGCACCGATCCCCTGCGCCTGATCGAAGCGGTGACATCGGGCGTGGCCTTCCTTGCCGCTGGCTCGATCATCACGCAAGGGGTGAAGGTCAAGGGGCTGACCACCGGCGCGGGCATGTGGCTTGCCGGTGCAATCGGGCTGACCTGCGGCATCGGAAATATTCCCCTCGCCGCGCTGGCGACGACGCTGGCATTGATGGTGCTATGGCTGCTGCACCGTCTGGCCGGGCGCTTGGACGCGCCGGAAGACACCCTGACATCCGAGACGAAGCCAGACGCCACGCCCGACGCCAAGCCGAGCAGCGGGCGCAAGGAGCGCACGCGACCTGCGGACTGA
- a CDS encoding alkane 1-monooxygenase, whose translation MPTAIWMFAVASLAPVPLLTLALAWGGLWTWLALGYITLAVALLDELAGAAAAAARSPETEPREFPAADALSVLLACAHFGLLGAGIAVLAEGARGVVQDLALFTALALFMGQVGNSNAHELIHRSNRWLRRLGRWVFISHLFGHHASAHPKVHHRFVATAEDPNSARLGQGFWHFAPRAWIGSFRAGLAAERALIARRRGGAARVPLTATPYGVYIAGGVLWCVIALALGGAAGLMWYLALAGHATTQLLLSDYVQHYGLRRARLEDGRYGPVTARHSWNAPHRASALLMLNAPRHSDHHAHPDRAFPALRLPAPDSAPTLPRALPRMALLALAPRLWRREMDGRVRAWADPAERPARAPRAAE comes from the coding sequence ATGCCGACCGCGATCTGGATGTTTGCCGTGGCGAGCCTCGCCCCCGTGCCGCTGCTGACGCTGGCGCTGGCATGGGGCGGGCTGTGGACGTGGCTTGCGCTGGGATACATCACGTTGGCGGTGGCGCTGCTGGACGAGCTGGCGGGCGCGGCTGCGGCGGCGGCGCGCAGCCCGGAGACCGAGCCCCGCGAATTTCCCGCCGCAGATGCGCTGTCGGTGCTGCTGGCCTGCGCACATTTCGGGCTGCTGGGCGCGGGCATCGCCGTGCTGGCCGAGGGCGCGCGCGGCGTGGTGCAGGATCTGGCGCTATTCACCGCGCTGGCGCTGTTCATGGGGCAGGTCGGCAATTCCAACGCGCATGAGTTGATCCACCGTTCCAACCGCTGGCTGCGGCGACTGGGGCGCTGGGTGTTCATCTCGCATCTCTTCGGACATCATGCCTCCGCCCATCCGAAGGTGCATCACCGGTTCGTCGCCACGGCTGAAGACCCCAACAGCGCCCGGCTGGGACAGGGATTCTGGCATTTCGCGCCGCGCGCATGGATCGGGTCATTTCGCGCGGGGCTGGCGGCGGAGCGGGCGCTGATCGCCCGGCGCCGGGGCGGCGCGGCGCGGGTGCCGCTGACCGCCACGCCCTATGGCGTCTATATCGCGGGCGGGGTTTTATGGTGCGTCATCGCGCTGGCCTTGGGCGGCGCGGCCGGGCTGATGTGGTATCTGGCGCTGGCGGGCCACGCCACGACGCAATTGCTGCTGTCGGATTATGTGCAGCATTACGGGCTGCGCCGCGCCCGGCTGGAAGATGGGCGCTACGGGCCGGTCACCGCCCGCCATTCGTGGAACGCGCCACACCGGGCCAGCGCGCTGCTGATGCTGAACGCGCCGCGCCATTCCGACCATCACGCCCATCCCGACCGGGCCTTTCCCGCGCTGCGCCTGCCCGCCCCGGACAGCGCGCCGACCCTGCCGCGCGCCCTGCCCCGCATGGCGCTGCTGGCGCTGGCACCCCGGCTCTGGCGGCGTGAAATGGACGGGCGCGTGCGCGCATGGGCCGACCCGGCAGAACGGCCCGCCCGCGCGCCCCGCGCCGCCGAATAG
- the folE2 gene encoding GTP cyclohydrolase FolE2, translating into MTILTPDLPSPHDAPDRDEAAAALRVLRNWAARATSAERAALAPDLTALAGVSADAAPQTAAAAPSRRYDSTFVPDAAYRATMPDLQNGPASLIRGAHAPLQHVGISGFRLPLLWAGRDGVAQRLETRVTGTVSLDAEAKGINMSRIMRSFYTHAERLMGIEALDAALDDYRRDLDSFDARILLEFSLPLRVDSLRSGLAGWQYYDVQVEVIDHGGVRTRILHLDYVYSSTCPCSLELAEHARAVRGQLATPHSQRSVARLSGVLSDPDSALVDLIEDLIAGCRDAVPTETQVMVKREDEQAFAELNAANPIFVEDAARLFCAALRADPRIGDFRVVASHQESLHSHDAVSVLTEGPLFAQPGLEPGLFDALRRGA; encoded by the coding sequence GTGACTATCCTGACCCCCGATCTGCCTTCGCCCCATGATGCCCCTGACCGGGACGAGGCCGCCGCGGCGCTGCGCGTGCTGCGGAACTGGGCCGCGCGTGCGACTTCGGCGGAGCGTGCGGCATTGGCGCCTGACCTGACCGCATTGGCGGGCGTCTCCGCAGATGCCGCGCCGCAGACCGCCGCCGCGGCCCCCTCACGCCGCTATGACAGCACTTTCGTGCCGGATGCCGCCTATCGCGCGACGATGCCCGATCTGCAAAACGGACCGGCAAGCCTGATCCGCGGCGCGCACGCGCCCTTGCAGCATGTGGGGATTTCGGGCTTTCGCCTGCCGCTTTTGTGGGCCGGGCGGGACGGGGTGGCGCAGCGGCTCGAAACCCGCGTGACCGGCACTGTCAGCCTCGATGCGGAGGCGAAGGGCATCAATATGAGCCGGATCATGCGCAGCTTCTACACCCATGCCGAACGGCTGATGGGGATTGAGGCGCTGGATGCCGCGCTGGACGATTACCGCCGGGATCTGGACAGTTTCGATGCGCGCATTCTGCTGGAATTTTCCCTGCCGCTGCGGGTCGATAGCCTGCGATCGGGGCTGGCGGGCTGGCAATATTACGACGTGCAGGTCGAGGTCATCGACCACGGCGGCGTGCGCACCCGCATTCTGCATCTCGATTACGTCTATAGCTCCACCTGCCCCTGTTCGCTGGAATTGGCCGAACACGCGCGGGCGGTGCGGGGGCAACTGGCGACGCCGCATTCCCAGCGGTCCGTGGCCCGGCTTTCAGGCGTCCTGTCCGACCCGGACAGCGCGCTGGTCGACCTGATCGAAGACCTGATCGCGGGCTGCCGTGACGCGGTGCCGACGGAAACGCAGGTGATGGTAAAGCGCGAGGACGAACAGGCATTCGCCGAATTGAACGCGGCAAACCCGATCTTCGTCGAAGATGCCGCGCGGCTGTTTTGTGCCGCCCTGCGCGCCGATCCCCGGATCGGCGATTTCCGCGTCGTGGCCAGCCATCAGGAAAGCCTGCACAGCCATGATGCCGTCAGCGTGCTGACCGAAGGGCCGCTGTTTGCCCAGCCGGGGCTGGAGCCGGGCCTGTTTGACGCACTGCGCCGGGGCGCCTGA